In Panicum virgatum strain AP13 chromosome 5K, P.virgatum_v5, whole genome shotgun sequence, the genomic window TGCGGACCCGCCTGAGCTGCCTCGCCGCGGAGGGATCCATGCCGCTCCTGTTGTGTCGTCCGTGCTTCTAGTTGGAGCCCGAGCCCCCGGGGGATGGAATGAGAATGGCGTGTGGGAATCTCTATGGCTtgggggcgccgccggggaTTGCCCTTCCAGCGAGGTTGGGGGTGGGCTATTTGTACCGGCCACCCTGGAGGCGCGTGGAACACCTGCGTGCGCCGAGCTCCGAGAGCTCCGGGGAGGAGGAATTTAGGAAGCCGGCGGCGTGCGCCCCGTGCCTGGAGGGCTCGGCCGGCCGGCGGAAGGCGCAACGGGCTTGTAGGCCCCCGGTTCTAGTGGGGCTTTCGCAGCACTTTTCCGGCGTTTCTCCTGCTGCCTATTTGCTTCCTGACGGTTATGGTTGGTCAGCCGCCGCAGCCTCAGGAGGGGTCGGGGGGCCGGTTGCTAATTCGCGCCCCCCTTCCCGTTATGGCACCGTGAGCCCAAATGCTCACGTTCCTTGCCTTGACGTTCCCTCTACCTCCTCCATTCTTAGTTCAAAACTCCCTAAACAATTTTTTGAACCAAATTTGATTGACCTTAGTTCTTTTACGAGGATTTGAATAATAACCTTATTATAACTAAGCTAGGTTAAAACAAGCATCCACATTTGCCGTCGATTGATTTGATATACTCCGCCCGAGCGCCATAACAGGTGTTTTTTTGCTGTTGTTTTAAGTCAaccattttgaaattttgttgcAAATTACTTTCTTATACGTTGGTTGAGCTTGAATAATAcgaaaaataattttataaaactaccttttactatattttataaatattaGACAAAAGGTATTAGTCAATGGCGTGTTTGAAGATTATGAAGATGTCCAAAATATCAATTATTTGTGATGGGAAGGAGTAGGTAACAAAATTATTTATTATCAAAATATAACTCTAATTTTAGATGTTTGTATCTGTCATGGAAGCAAAATGGTTTGTGTATCTAGTTACCAATTAAAGGAACCTTATCTGTCAAGTATTTAAGAGAAGCGTAGTTCTGTTAGCTTGAGAAAATAAACCAACATCAATAAGGATCGCTTGCATGGTAAAAAAATACACAATGATGGAGACACACGGCAGTGCGAGGCATAGGATTTCTATTGCAACAGCTCCGCCACGCAAAATGACGAGGGAAATTGTGCGTCACATCCGTTTTGGGGGTTGGATGGTTGGAATATAGACCACTCACATCTAATTGTACTCCATCCATTTCAAATTGTAAGTCGTCCCAActttcttggagagtcaaactattttGTGTTTgacaaaaattatagaaaatattaTAAAGATTTATAGCATCAAATAGATATGATATATATGGAAGTATATTtaatgaagaatctaatgatatttatttGGTGTCATAAATATTAGTACTTCattgtataaatttgatcaaacttgaagtATATTGACTCTCCAAGAAAGACGTTATTTGAAGTATATTAAAATTGTTGGGCCGCAGTTGGAATGGAATGTTGTTCTCAGGTGGCTCTTCTGTAGTCCCGtcctcctttcctttttctctatCTCCTTGTTTTGCTTGAACCATATCTTTCCAAAATGTGTACtctctccgtttcaaattataaatcGTTTTAAaaaatctagatacataaaaAAAATGTTTAACTAGATTGGCACTACCACCCGAATTTGAAAAAAGTTGTGACGAAAACAATGTGCGCCGACACAATAAAAGTGGGTCAAGAAAATACCCGAGTCTTGCAAAACTATATTCCCTCCTTTTTTAATTGTACAACCTTAGCTCATCCTAAATATCATATACTTTAAAATGGAGATAGTATTTATATTTCACCTTTTTCATTGCAGGGACACCTGAGCCTAAATAATTTTCACCCCGGGCGGTGAGAAGCAACCGGGTACAAATACCACCGTACGGTCTCACCCCCTCCAATATAATGTCTCTGCCACCTGATGGGTTCATCGACAACTCCTACATTGCACGtagccgcgcggcggcggtgcgatgGCGATCGCTCAGGTTTCGTCTTTGCCAGGCATCACATGCCCGCCATGAAGTCCTTGGCCTCTCAGTTGGCAGCCACGCGGGCATCACCTAGCTCCGGGACGGCGATCTCGCGAGCCGCGAGCGGGCACGAAGACGGCGCGGCACCGCTGGCCGTCGCGATGAAGGCGCAGGTCACCGCCCACACGTCGGCGGCCAGACCCCTGGCTGCTCCGATCCTCCTCCCCACGCGCTAGTACCGGTACGGTGCAGGTACCCGGTCCCGGCGATCGGCCGCGATGGCGGGGACTGGACGGCGACGGACCTCGCGCCCACGATCCAAGTCCGGGCCCGGCGGGTGAGGCTGGCACGGCCGTCCTCGCCGATCACCACGCGTTCGATCCTAACCACGACGTCTCGCGACCGTCCCTTGGGTACGCGGAGCCACCTCGTCTGCCGGGCGCGTATTGGAGGAAGAGATGGAACGctgcctgcggcggcgcgggagctgaTCGGGCAGCGGACACGATTTGATCCGTCCCTTGGGTACGCGGAGCCACCtcgtcttttttttttagcGAACGTGCCTGGGCTGAGCGTGGAGCGTGGACCGAGCAGCGAGTCCCCGGGAGGAAAACGCCGTGCGTCCGGTAATCCCGTTCCTGTGAGCCTGAACGGCGGGTGCCGTTCGTCGCCGGAGTCATCCGTTccctttttttaaataaaataaaataaaagggtCCCTTTCCATTTATGGCACCGTGAATTGGTTCAACGGGGGCGATTGGAAGGGAGTCAGTAGTCACTACACATGGGATTGAAAACTAACAACCGTATTGTAAAAAAAAAGGGAGTCATCACACGTGCTGATATGTCATCAAGCCGATACACACACAACAACCGGATAGCTTACCCGAGGGATGAGTCTTCAGGAGTCTCTCTCATCCAAAGACAGCAacaaaaggagagagaaaaaaaagtctCAGGCTGCGAGTCGCCAATGAATTGAGTGGCGAGCGCAGGAACAAGCGCGGACGTTTCATTAGCAGTCGGCAGGAGACGGCACACAGCAGGTGACTTCCCGCCCCCGGCAGCCCTCTCCCGGCGACTtggcggccggcctctcctctcCGCTCCGGTCTCACTTGGCTGTTGGAGCCTCCAACCGACTGGGTCCTGGTCCTTCCAGGGGAGGTCAACCGGCAGAGCCACCCAAAAGGTTCGTGCATGCACGCGCCCTTTGGCGATCTCCCTCATTTTTCCTAGTGAAGGTTCAGTCGACGCGCATGTCGTTTTCACCAAAGTGCATCTCGCACTGTCAAGCCTTGATGGTGACTTCCAAGCGCGATTAGCGTTGGATAATAATGATGGGCAAGCTTGGGACAAAGATAAAAATATCACGGACCAGTCAGTTACcgttccttcttcttcttcttctttgttggggggggggggggggcgcttcAAGtcaccttcttctttctttatgTATCCACTTGCTTGTGTTGAAGAGGCAGAATGAACTTCTACCTCTTGTATAAAACCATTTGCCTGTTGGAAGGGGCAAAAGTTTGTGTCCTTGACCTGACTGGAGGACAAGATGTCCACGAAATGTTTGTAAAACGAAGAGCAATGGCAAGTAAACTACTAGTATCGAAGACTAAATTTAGGATAAAGTCTGTTAATAAGCTTTGTGTTTGTAATCTGTAAACTAGTAGTTTAAGCACACTATGAGACAAAAATTCAGGGAAAGTGCACCAGAATTATAATATACTCCAATCTAATTGGCTGAATCAATAATTATTAGACCAGAGGCTGACCAGCCCCTGTCTGAGTTTCAGAAGCGAGAAGACTGTAACGCAGTTTTTTGCACAAGGGTACTGGGTGTGTCAAAACGAACGCAGGTTTGGAATTCTTGTTCAGCAGCAGTGTGTCTCCCAGCAGTAGTGGAAACAGGAAACAGCGTGTACTTCCTCGCCaggttgtgttttttttttctctttagtTCTCGAGGTAGGAAATGGGACGGAAGGAGCGGACTTTGGACTCTCATGTTGTGATCGATTAGGAAACGCTAGCTATTTGCTTTTTCAACGGCACGTTGTGCTTGACTAGAGGGAAAACAAAAGCAAATGGTagtataaagaaaaaaaaaactctggcGACCCATGAATCTACTTACCGGATGCGGCGCCTTGGAACGCCCAGCACAGGTTTATGTGGTCCCTTTCTTTCTTACTGACTTTTTTAAAAATCTTTTACGGCGGGCAACTGGGCATGGATGGAGAGCGGTATCTATTGCTGTGTCATGGCCCTATGGccagtttcctttttctttaaaaaatttGGCCTCTTTTGGTCTGGTCATATGAAATACTGCAGCCTAAAACAGTCGTATAAAATCAAAATACGCTCCCTGTTTTACAAATGCCCAGAATTTAATACTGCCGGTACTTTGCCACTTACATCAGCGAACGTTTTATTTGGCTGTGCGTGTGTGCGCGACATAGCACGCCGAGCTGAAAAGAACCCTAACTTTTTTTCTATATTATATCTATCTATTTATACTATAAAGATCCAAAGATTGATGCGCTCCTCTTGCGTGATTTCCCCCTCTTTATTGGGCCAAACGACTGAGCGCCGATCACTCCGTGGTTTCGGCAACTGCCGGCCCATGGCGGTAGTTGGGCGCACTTCACTTGGGCTCGCTTGTGGCTTACAGGCTCCAGTGCGTGCTTCGACGGAACACGAAGCAGAAATGCCGCTGGTACATTCGTCGTTCGAATTTCTAAAGGTCACTGTAGCTTGGAATGTTGCCGCTGATACCAGCAGAGTCTTAGGAACCGAAATCCATGTAAAATTCATGAAACTCGAGCATCATGCCAGCCGTAGGACTACTAGTTACCGGTTGCAGTTTTGTATTCTTCTTTTCAAACGAAGCCGCTGGAGGAAGAAAGTGATCTGATGGAGCTGCTGAACCGAAAGGAGCAGAGAGGGCCGGGGCGCCCGGGCGTAAACACCTGGCGCTCAAATCCGACAAAAAAGAACTCTTGCACTTTTTTCTAACCTCCGGATTCAAAAGAAGCATCATATTAGCTAGGCGGCTTTAAATTTGTCAGTCAGAAAAGCAATCGCCTGGTTGGAATTTTGGCCAGCCAACATCAAATTCTTTTTAAGTGGCAGAAGAATCCAGCAACAACGCCTTTCAGTTTTCACTGCTGCTATGCCATGCCTACCTTCACCACCAGGATTGGTTGCCGTCCTTGCTGCGGCCGCACACTTATGCAGGATTGTTCTTGGGACAGAGGTAGAGAACGATCCAACCGTCGATTCGGTGGAGACCGCGGCATCCTAACCATCGATCTACTAATACTACTCGGCATCTCCGAGACGTGTGTCCCAACGTCTCCCAAACACTGACGGATTCCACGGCCAAAGCCGGCGCGCGATCTTCTCCTTGTTGCTGTAAAGGAATAAAGCGCCCGGCTGAGACGCCCTGAACTGAAAGGGGCCGCCGGCGCATGCCCGCCCCGGAGGAAAAGGCTGTACCTGTCCAGCTCCAGCACACCGGAGGATCGGATCGGAGCTAGCCACGCTCCAGACGCCATTATCCTAATCCTAATCAAAAGTTCTTCCAAGCTTCCAGACGAGACGAGACGAGAATCTCTGACGACCCGCCGGTGGTGGATAAGCTAGCCGGAGAACCCGGCCGATCGAGCTGAAAGAAAGCCCCCGGCCGCGGGGCCAGCCGAGAGCTTCCTGCCTTGAGCATCATGTTTGCCACAGCCCCCACGAAAGCCCAGCGCAATCCAAGCGGCCGGGCCGGCCGTGCAGTGCAGCCAATGGAAGCAAAGAACAAAGCTAGCTTCGCCCGGCCATCTAGCTACTCTACTACCCTGTCTCATCGTCAGCAGTAAAGTACTATTGCGTATTTTGCGTCTCGCCCTGCATCAATGGCGTCctcgtgtgtgtgtgtatataaaGGGTGCGCCTGCGACGAAGGCTACCTCAGGCCAGCAGAAAGAGTATACGTAGAGCTAGCGCGAGCTAGATTGCGAGTCGTAGGAGCCATCGAGCTCGTTGGCCGTCGACGAGTCGATAAGCTAGTAGCAACAAGGTAAGCTAGCTAGGTTGTTCCGATCCATGGCGAACGAGGGTCTGAAGCCGGTGGCCGGGCTCCTCCTGGTGCTCAACTTGTGCATGTACGTCATcgtggcggcggtcggcgggtGGGCCATCAACCACGCCATCAACTACGGCTTCTTCATCGGCTCCGGGCTGCAGCTGCCGGCGCACTTCTCCCCGATCTACTTCCCCATCGGCAACGCGGCGACCGGGTTCTTCGTCATCTTCGCCGTCATCGCCGGGGtcgtgggcgccgccgccgcgctcgctggGTTCCACCACGTCCGCGCCTGGAGCTCCGAGagcctgccggcggcggcgtcctccggGTTCATCGCCTGGACGCTCACCCTGCTCGCCATGGGGTACGTACATACTGTATTTTGCACGAGGGCTTTGCTACGGTACTCCAATTACCTTTTAGGAGGTAAGAGTTCAAATAAATCTTAGCCCTTGAATACTAGGAGGAAAACTAAATaactaattaattaaggaaaaaTCTGCCGGCTATCCTAACTACCTGCATGCTGCTTCCGTGGATCTAGCAGAGGCTTGCAAATTTGCATGTACGCATGCATGAAAATCTCGATAACCTCCCTTATTTTGTTAGGATTCAATTGTGTGCACGTTTCTTAATTACATGTTGGTAGCTAGACACATTTGTTACATGTCGATCTCTCTTGtttggaaaaatatttttttcaagtTTGTCATACACATCTCAAGTTAGATCTTGAAGGTATGCATCTCATATCATTACAAAATAACATTATAAACTCACGGTGGTTCCTTTATATGTTACAAAAAATGATGCAAACTCAAGTATGCAAAGGCTCCAATCATGTTCGTGTCATTccccaagaaaaacaaagaaGTTACACTCACACATGTACACATGTTCCATCGACATATCAATCATGTTAGATCTAAATTGTGCATATACATCATGTATTTATGTTAAAACCCGTGATGGCAAAAAAAACGTTACATACAATCTGCTGGGTATATATGTCATGTGCACGGAGGATAAAAAATAATTCTTGTCTCAATTTAATGGCCGGCACATCatgtgaaaaaaatagaaatatgaGATCTCAactaatcatgcatgcatgttagaTCTAATCCTctattttctaatttaaaatatatagaATAAATATTAAAACTATTACCTTCTAAGAGGTAATATGGCATTAGATCAACGGTCCACAGTTATTTGGGTGTACCATAGCAAAGGCCTTTGCACGACGAAGCAACCAGCAGCCGTTCGTGTCGAAAGATACCATTAATATTCCTAACCTTTTGCTTTGGGCAACTTGTTTTTTTGTTTCAGACTGGCCGTCAAGGAGATTGAGCTGCACGGCAGGAACTCCAGGCTGGTAAGAAATTAAGATGGACCTCCAAATAACGATGCAGCTTACTCTCTGTACACCTGAATTAAACCTGCAAGAGGAAACTGAATCTTGCATTGTGTGTGTTGCAGATCTGCATGGAGTCCTTCACCATCATCCTGTCGGCGACGCAGCTCCTGTACCTGCTCGCCATACACGGAGGGAGGTGAAGGCGAGCCTGAGATCGACCGATCGGGTCGTACTGGCTGCCGAGAGAAGGACACTGAAGATTGGTTGGGCGTCGAATCGAGAGGTGACGATGCATTGGTTTCATCGGCCTGCTGTGGGTTTCTTCCGACTTCCGAGATGGAGAGGCAGAACgtacgtgtgtgtgtgtgtgtgtgtgtgtgtgtgtgtgtgtgtgtgtgtgtgtgtgtgtgtgtgtgtgtgtgtgtgtgtgtgtgtgtgtgcgcgtgtgTTAATTATACTTACGGCATGTGTCGGGGGTTGATGAATCGAGTGGTGTGGTGTGTCAACGATGGTGGGTTCgattggctccgcgtgatccgtCGATTTGTTTCCGAGATGGAGGGGGCAAGTATGTGACCGAGTATTATTACGT contains:
- the LOC120707737 gene encoding membrane protein PM19L-like, encoding MANEGLKPVAGLLLVLNLCMYVIVAAVGGWAINHAINYGFFIGSGLQLPAHFSPIYFPIGNAATGFFVIFAVIAGVVGAAAALAGFHHVRAWSSESLPAAASSGFIAWTLTLLAMGLAVKEIELHGRNSRLICMESFTIILSATQLLYLLAIHGGR